The following proteins are co-located in the Streptomyces sp. DT2A-34 genome:
- a CDS encoding SAV_2336 N-terminal domain-related protein produces MSAGGAIGRLAERLRALGAEPSARELAEALWLARHVTPVEPTAPPESPPRPHPAPADDEPPPARRPTPEQRDPAGSESDRARLYPDPTPSGPRATTPPLGDSFIRVRVPAATALPRSLRLQRALLPLQRYHPPVRAVAHRLDEQATAERAAETGLLLPVRTPVVRRQARLRLLMDASTSTPVWDKALSELSQICAGTGAFREVLVHYVHEGPDGALLVAPSRRRDRAPRPAEQLRDPTGHQLTLVLSDCAGPLWRDGRMQRLLHDWAQAAPVAVVQPLPQRMWQRTHLPALPGTLRRREGLGARMDFTPAPSPAGALPVPVLGLTGAAFGTWARLLSGSTGVTLSAAAAWVRADHTAPERDRAGRREPAEEPLTVFRATASHHAVELAVLLSAVPLTIPVMQLVQRAMLPATGPAVLAEVILSGLLRRGGRDDWYEFLPGAREQLLNLLPLGDALLVLKHCGDYVDRHFGRRARNFPALAHALLTGGELPRGAEAGVPGAFAEVSRMVVRRYGGEVAVPEERQRRTAPLEEPVTPVRCTILYAGYDRPWAAWAGRVLNSYGMEVVETRWDPGPYRDLVDALATVRDLGVTRPPAGRVLVMLSEALLQPGVRRPDEWWDALYLVGEGRPGLFALVALGMRLTEESWPGFPPALDAVGEAEAEELLLEALDLDIGGSVTRRRAGATRFPRAMRADEAQVPARDPYFTGRGDQLHALPERLRQARRAGAVLVLSGEPGVGKTAMAVEYVHRFGDDYDEVRWTASGDHPGSVRRRSKPDSLLWVVDDWDGQDLDALTELTAHTQVLVTARAVPDSPRCRVVPVGALSRQDSVAYLMRMLHVSRGEAEARAQACADHPAALARAVDRTPVPTAYVSPVHRLDALTHRCVVGLSADGTAETHTGCGVLVAPGWVLTAADVLGEADTVVVTLDDGRRLPGQLVHDTAGPVEPRPALVRLPEGVEHECVWLADPGPRPSEVLVQGLRALPMRLARWTGTGEVAEAFGPGFRVPGIDLPPSAVGGPVIDRNLGTAVGLAWLGPPGPPRSMVFASMGALRARFEASEPTARLWHDIMRAHDRYHLGRLDHAGSWPAVQESLAQETGDSPAALTPALRTRLYGIVAALTPPSCRDEARGPLELAGVEVDEAPRDWGDGLRLLAAYGQGLEVIALCAAHIWAHRLGAGHGEDHRALVELRGWTEDVAFRCLDGEARRQVLGVLNKGRSLARSDIFVELVQAPGGHGWRLCRRAGEDLRTVQESSGGWPSPLSAYRHSEFEAAVRFSEAHGERAHVVFVVPPGPLLDEPFEEWETAHQRLGQRCRVSVALERESLFHQDDEASRRFRWAGVSNGPLRPLSLVHESGRDPHAELLFAPLATVPVHCGSLSTGRGTGALEAALGGGYGLVLWRRGDDHRDCAEFHARAAELVSTAGTVADLLERVRLLRADQDAPAHAWARGLAVLYDPPLGHSLF; encoded by the coding sequence ATGAGTGCCGGGGGCGCGATCGGCAGGCTGGCCGAACGGCTGCGCGCACTGGGCGCCGAGCCCTCCGCCCGCGAACTCGCGGAGGCCTTGTGGCTGGCCCGCCATGTGACCCCCGTCGAGCCGACGGCCCCGCCCGAGTCACCCCCGCGGCCCCACCCGGCCCCTGCGGACGACGAGCCCCCGCCCGCCCGGCGACCGACTCCGGAACAGCGGGATCCCGCCGGTTCCGAGTCCGACCGGGCCCGCCTGTATCCGGACCCCACGCCCTCCGGGCCGCGCGCCACGACGCCCCCGCTCGGCGACTCCTTCATCCGCGTGCGCGTCCCCGCGGCCACCGCCCTGCCCCGCTCCCTCCGGCTCCAGCGCGCCCTGCTGCCGCTCCAGCGCTACCACCCACCGGTCCGCGCCGTCGCCCACCGGCTGGACGAACAGGCCACCGCGGAACGCGCCGCGGAGACCGGCCTGCTGCTGCCCGTCCGCACGCCTGTCGTCCGCCGCCAGGCCCGGCTGCGGCTGCTGATGGACGCCTCGACGTCGACACCCGTCTGGGACAAGGCCCTCAGCGAGCTCAGCCAGATCTGCGCGGGCACCGGCGCCTTCCGCGAGGTGCTCGTCCACTACGTCCACGAAGGCCCCGACGGCGCCCTCCTCGTCGCCCCCTCGCGCCGCCGCGACCGTGCGCCGCGCCCCGCCGAGCAGCTGCGCGACCCGACCGGCCATCAGCTGACCCTCGTCCTCAGCGACTGCGCGGGGCCGCTCTGGCGCGACGGCCGCATGCAGCGACTCCTCCACGACTGGGCGCAGGCGGCGCCGGTCGCCGTCGTCCAGCCGTTGCCCCAGCGGATGTGGCAGCGCACCCACCTGCCCGCGCTCCCCGGAACCCTGCGCCGCCGTGAAGGCCTGGGCGCGCGCATGGACTTCACCCCCGCCCCCTCGCCGGCCGGCGCGCTGCCCGTGCCGGTGCTCGGCCTGACCGGCGCGGCGTTCGGCACCTGGGCGAGGCTGCTGTCCGGCAGCACGGGAGTGACCCTGTCGGCCGCCGCGGCCTGGGTCCGCGCGGACCACACCGCACCGGAGCGTGACCGGGCGGGGCGCCGTGAGCCGGCCGAGGAGCCGCTGACCGTCTTCCGCGCGACCGCTTCCCACCACGCCGTCGAGCTCGCCGTGCTCCTGTCCGCCGTACCGCTCACCATCCCGGTGATGCAGCTCGTCCAGCGTGCCATGCTGCCCGCGACCGGCCCGGCCGTGCTCGCGGAGGTGATCCTGAGCGGGCTGCTGCGCAGGGGCGGGCGTGACGACTGGTACGAGTTCCTGCCGGGGGCGCGCGAACAGCTCCTGAACCTGCTGCCCCTCGGCGACGCCCTGCTCGTGCTGAAGCACTGCGGCGACTACGTCGACCGGCACTTCGGCCGGCGGGCCCGCAACTTCCCCGCCCTGGCCCACGCCCTGCTCACCGGCGGCGAGCTGCCGAGGGGTGCCGAGGCGGGCGTACCGGGGGCGTTCGCCGAGGTGTCGCGGATGGTGGTGCGGCGGTACGGGGGTGAGGTGGCGGTGCCGGAGGAGCGGCAACGCAGGACGGCACCTCTGGAGGAGCCCGTGACTCCCGTGCGCTGCACCATCCTCTACGCGGGCTACGACCGGCCGTGGGCGGCCTGGGCCGGGCGGGTGCTGAATTCGTACGGCATGGAGGTCGTCGAGACGCGGTGGGATCCGGGGCCGTACCGGGACCTGGTCGACGCCCTGGCGACCGTGCGCGACCTGGGTGTGACGCGTCCGCCCGCCGGACGGGTGCTGGTGATGCTGAGCGAGGCGCTGCTCCAGCCCGGTGTCCGTCGACCTGACGAGTGGTGGGACGCGCTGTACCTGGTCGGGGAGGGAAGGCCCGGCCTCTTCGCCCTGGTCGCCCTCGGGATGCGGCTGACGGAGGAGAGCTGGCCCGGCTTCCCTCCGGCCTTGGACGCGGTCGGTGAGGCGGAGGCCGAGGAGCTGTTGCTCGAGGCGCTCGACCTCGACATCGGGGGCTCGGTCACACGTCGTCGGGCAGGGGCGACGCGATTCCCCCGAGCGATGAGGGCCGACGAGGCGCAGGTGCCCGCGCGAGACCCGTACTTCACCGGACGTGGCGACCAGCTCCACGCCCTGCCCGAGCGCTTGCGGCAGGCCCGGCGGGCCGGAGCCGTCCTCGTCCTGAGCGGCGAACCGGGCGTCGGCAAGACCGCGATGGCGGTCGAGTACGTGCATCGGTTCGGGGACGACTACGACGAGGTGCGGTGGACGGCGTCGGGCGACCACCCCGGATCCGTGCGGCGGCGCTCGAAGCCGGACAGCCTCCTGTGGGTCGTCGACGACTGGGACGGCCAGGACCTCGACGCACTGACCGAACTCACCGCGCACACCCAGGTGCTGGTCACGGCACGAGCGGTGCCCGACTCGCCCCGCTGCCGTGTCGTTCCCGTCGGTGCCCTGTCCCGCCAGGACTCGGTCGCCTACCTCATGCGGATGCTGCACGTGTCCCGGGGGGAGGCCGAGGCGCGGGCCCAGGCCTGTGCCGACCATCCGGCGGCCCTGGCACGGGCGGTGGACCGGACGCCGGTGCCGACCGCGTACGTGAGTCCCGTGCACCGGTTGGACGCACTGACCCACCGCTGTGTGGTGGGCCTCAGCGCCGACGGCACGGCCGAGACGCACACCGGCTGCGGTGTGCTGGTGGCGCCGGGATGGGTGCTGACCGCGGCGGACGTACTCGGCGAAGCGGACACGGTCGTGGTCACCCTGGACGACGGACGCAGGCTCCCCGGCCAGTTGGTCCATGACACGGCCGGGCCCGTCGAACCCCGACCGGCGCTCGTGCGGCTCCCCGAGGGGGTCGAGCACGAATGCGTGTGGCTCGCCGATCCGGGGCCGCGACCGAGCGAGGTACTGGTGCAGGGGCTGCGCGCCCTGCCGATGCGGCTGGCGCGCTGGACCGGCACGGGAGAAGTGGCCGAGGCGTTCGGTCCCGGGTTCCGGGTGCCCGGCATCGACCTGCCGCCGTCCGCTGTCGGCGGCCCCGTCATCGACCGGAATCTCGGGACGGCCGTCGGCCTGGCCTGGCTGGGCCCGCCCGGCCCCCCGCGGAGCATGGTCTTCGCGTCCATGGGGGCGTTGCGTGCCCGGTTCGAGGCATCCGAGCCGACGGCACGCCTGTGGCACGACATCATGCGCGCACACGACCGGTACCACCTCGGCCGCCTGGACCACGCCGGGAGCTGGCCCGCGGTCCAGGAGAGCCTCGCGCAGGAGACGGGGGACAGCCCCGCGGCCCTCACTCCGGCGCTGCGCACCCGCCTGTACGGAATCGTGGCGGCCCTCACCCCACCGTCCTGCCGCGATGAGGCGCGAGGCCCGTTGGAACTGGCAGGCGTAGAGGTGGACGAGGCGCCGCGCGACTGGGGGGACGGGCTGCGGCTGTTGGCCGCGTACGGCCAGGGACTGGAGGTCATCGCGCTGTGCGCCGCGCACATCTGGGCCCATCGCCTCGGGGCGGGCCATGGGGAGGACCACCGGGCGCTGGTCGAACTGCGGGGGTGGACGGAGGATGTGGCTTTCAGGTGTCTCGACGGGGAGGCACGGCGACAGGTGCTCGGCGTCCTGAACAAGGGGCGGTCACTTGCCCGTTCGGACATCTTCGTCGAGTTGGTCCAGGCCCCCGGCGGGCACGGCTGGCGGCTGTGCCGCCGGGCGGGGGAGGACCTGCGGACCGTTCAGGAGAGCTCCGGCGGATGGCCCTCGCCCCTGTCGGCGTACCGCCACAGCGAGTTCGAGGCGGCCGTCAGGTTCAGCGAGGCGCACGGTGAGCGGGCACACGTCGTCTTCGTCGTGCCGCCCGGTCCCCTGCTCGACGAGCCGTTCGAGGAATGGGAGACCGCACACCAGCGGTTGGGGCAGCGCTGCCGGGTCAGTGTGGCGCTGGAGCGGGAAAGCCTGTTCCACCAGGACGACGAGGCATCACGGCGATTCCGCTGGGCCGGCGTCAGCAACGGCCCGCTGCGGCCCCTGTCCCTCGTACACGAGTCCGGCCGGGACCCGCACGCCGAGCTGCTGTTCGCGCCCCTGGCGACCGTGCCGGTCCACTGCGGGTCGCTGAGCACCGGCAGGGGAACCGGTGCGTTGGAGGCGGCGCTGGGCGGCGGGTACGGACTGGTGCTGTGGCGGCGCGGCGACGACCACCGCGACTGCGCGGAGTTCCATGCCCGGGCCGCCGAGTTGGTGTCCACCGCCGGTACGGTGG
- a CDS encoding DUF6104 family protein, giving the protein MYFTDRGIEELEKRRGEEEITFEWLAEQLRTFVDLNPDFEVPVERLATWLARLDDEDDDV; this is encoded by the coding sequence GTGTACTTCACCGACCGAGGCATCGAAGAACTGGAGAAGCGGCGCGGCGAGGAGGAGATCACCTTCGAGTGGCTGGCCGAGCAGCTGCGCACGTTCGTCGACCTGAACCCGGACTTCGAGGTACCGGTGGAGCGGCTGGCGACATGGCTGGCCCGGCTGGACGACGAGGACGACGACGTGTAG
- a CDS encoding PadR family transcriptional regulator has product MPPVFAHGRLRLYLLKLLDEAPRHGYEVIRLLEERFQGLYAPSAGTVYPRLAKLETEGLVTHTTEGGRKVYAITDAGRAELADRSGELADLELEIRESVAELAAEIQADVRGAAGDLRREMRAAASEARQGNGAKADTPFGDFSDYTDKEAWRAAKEEMRRAKQEWKEQARRAKDESRRARDEAQRARRQAKEAQDRARAQAQEEVQRIARRVQEHVQDHFARGDWPTGVREGLTELAKEFGDFGKDFGKEFGRDFGFGRPGAPKSAQQHPDYSDTPQDFPADYEPTWAHEPPTADPARDLDRLLDRFRDDIRDAARDHGVTADQLRDARRHLSTAAAHIGALLRTPKH; this is encoded by the coding sequence ATGCCTCCCGTCTTCGCCCACGGCCGCCTCCGCCTCTATCTGCTGAAGCTGCTGGACGAAGCCCCGCGTCACGGCTACGAGGTGATCCGCCTCCTTGAGGAGCGCTTCCAGGGGCTGTACGCACCGTCGGCCGGCACCGTCTACCCCCGCCTGGCCAAGCTGGAGACCGAGGGGCTGGTCACCCACACGACCGAGGGCGGCCGCAAGGTGTACGCCATCACGGACGCCGGCCGCGCCGAACTGGCCGATCGCAGCGGCGAGTTGGCCGACCTGGAGCTGGAGATCAGGGAGTCGGTGGCCGAACTCGCCGCCGAGATCCAGGCCGACGTCCGCGGCGCGGCGGGCGACCTGCGGCGCGAGATGCGGGCGGCGGCGTCCGAGGCCCGCCAGGGGAACGGCGCCAAGGCGGACACCCCCTTCGGCGACTTCTCGGACTACACCGACAAGGAGGCGTGGCGCGCCGCCAAGGAGGAGATGCGCCGCGCCAAGCAGGAGTGGAAGGAACAGGCCCGGCGCGCCAAGGACGAGAGCCGCCGCGCCCGCGACGAGGCGCAGCGTGCCCGACGCCAGGCCAAGGAGGCACAGGACCGCGCCCGGGCCCAGGCCCAGGAGGAGGTCCAGCGCATCGCCCGCCGGGTCCAGGAGCACGTACAGGACCATTTCGCGCGCGGCGACTGGCCGACGGGCGTACGCGAGGGCCTGACGGAACTGGCCAAGGAGTTCGGCGACTTCGGCAAGGACTTCGGGAAGGAGTTCGGCCGGGACTTCGGCTTCGGCCGCCCGGGCGCCCCCAAGTCGGCGCAGCAGCACCCCGACTACTCCGACACCCCTCAGGACTTCCCCGCCGACTACGAACCCACCTGGGCCCATGAGCCCCCCACCGCCGACCCGGCCCGCGACCTGGACCGCCTGCTCGACCGCTTCCGCGACGACATCCGTGACGCGGCGAGGGACCACGGCGTGACAGCGGACCAACTCCGCGACGCCCGCCGCCACTTGTCGACGGCGGCGGCACACATCGGAGCGCTACTGCGTACGCCGAAGCACTGA
- a CDS encoding MoxR family ATPase encodes MTTPDWYVFTGSGEPHAGITRLPAPPPWRDFDGGPPLTDVPPLGTESTRRLGSHGTRAPAWRAEELDLVNAALHLRRPLLVTGDPGSGKSTLAHALAHELGLGRVLHWPIVSRTTLRDGLYSYDAIARLQDIQMARELGERAGTDIGEYVRLGPLGTALLPYARPRVLLVDELDKSDIDLPNDLLNALEEGEFTIPELQRIARVEPTAEVLTDDGGRAAVTDGKVRCRAFPVVVMTSNRERDFPAPLLRRCVHLDLPSPTNDRAGADRLAAMVSAHFGDGDAAEYETLIQHFLQSSPGSLRAADQLLNAVYLTQQSLRTAHPDRQRLAELLMRPLDHGDHGAR; translated from the coding sequence GTGACAACCCCCGACTGGTACGTCTTCACAGGCTCGGGCGAGCCCCACGCGGGCATCACCCGGCTGCCCGCCCCACCGCCCTGGCGTGACTTCGACGGCGGCCCGCCGCTGACCGACGTACCGCCCCTGGGCACCGAGTCCACCCGCCGCCTCGGCAGCCACGGCACCCGCGCCCCGGCCTGGCGCGCCGAGGAACTGGACCTGGTCAACGCCGCGTTGCACCTGCGCCGGCCGTTGCTCGTCACCGGCGACCCCGGCTCCGGCAAGTCCACCCTCGCGCACGCCCTCGCCCATGAACTCGGCCTCGGCCGCGTGCTCCACTGGCCCATCGTCAGCCGGACCACTCTGCGCGACGGTCTGTACAGCTACGACGCCATCGCCCGGCTCCAGGACATCCAGATGGCCAGGGAACTCGGCGAGCGGGCCGGCACGGACATCGGGGAGTACGTGCGCCTCGGGCCCCTGGGCACCGCCCTGCTTCCGTACGCGCGGCCGCGCGTGCTGCTCGTGGACGAGCTCGACAAGAGCGACATCGACCTGCCGAACGACCTGCTGAACGCGCTGGAGGAAGGCGAGTTCACCATCCCCGAGCTGCAGCGGATCGCCCGCGTGGAACCGACCGCCGAGGTGCTCACCGACGACGGCGGCCGAGCCGCGGTGACCGACGGCAAGGTACGCTGCCGCGCCTTCCCGGTGGTCGTGATGACGAGCAATCGCGAACGGGACTTCCCCGCCCCGCTGTTGCGTCGCTGCGTCCACCTCGATCTGCCCTCGCCGACGAACGACCGCGCGGGCGCCGACCGCCTGGCCGCCATGGTCAGCGCGCACTTCGGCGACGGGGACGCAGCGGAGTACGAGACGCTGATCCAGCACTTCCTGCAGAGCAGCCCCGGCTCCCTGCGCGCCGCCGACCAGCTTCTCAACGCCGTCTACCTGACCCAGCAGTCACTGCGCACCGCCCACCCGGACCGGCAGCGGCTGGCCGAACTGCTGATGCGCCCGCTCGACCACGGCGACCACGGAGCGCGCTGA
- a CDS encoding zinc-binding dehydrogenase: MFAVYAARIDRDEPLSGLELGERPAPEARPGWSTVDVKAASLNHHDLWSLRGVGLAEDKLPMILGCDAAGVDEDGNEVVLHSVIGQSGHGVGPKEPRSILTERYQGTFAEQVAVPTWNILPKPKELSFEEAACLPTAWLTAYRMLFTNAGVRPGDSVLVQGAGGGVATAAIVLGKAAGLRVFATSRDEAKRKRALELGAVEAVESGARLPQRVDAVIETVGAATWSHSVKSLKPGGTLVISGATSGDRPSHAELTRIFFLELKVVGSTMGTKDELEDLLSFCAATGVRPVIDEVLPMDRAREGFARMESGEQFGKIVLTN; the protein is encoded by the coding sequence ATGTTCGCTGTCTACGCCGCCCGAATCGACCGCGACGAGCCGCTCTCGGGGCTGGAGTTGGGGGAGCGTCCGGCCCCCGAGGCCCGCCCCGGCTGGAGCACCGTCGACGTCAAGGCCGCCTCCCTCAACCATCACGACCTCTGGTCACTGCGGGGCGTGGGCCTCGCGGAGGACAAGTTGCCGATGATCCTCGGCTGTGACGCCGCCGGTGTCGACGAGGACGGCAACGAGGTCGTCCTGCACTCCGTGATCGGACAGAGCGGGCACGGGGTGGGGCCCAAGGAGCCCCGTTCCATTCTCACCGAGCGGTACCAGGGCACGTTCGCGGAGCAGGTCGCCGTGCCGACCTGGAACATCCTGCCCAAGCCCAAGGAGCTCTCCTTCGAGGAGGCCGCCTGTCTGCCGACCGCCTGGCTGACGGCCTATCGGATGCTGTTCACCAACGCGGGGGTGCGACCCGGGGACTCCGTGCTCGTACAGGGGGCCGGGGGCGGGGTCGCCACCGCTGCCATCGTGCTCGGGAAGGCCGCGGGGCTGCGCGTCTTCGCCACCAGTCGGGACGAGGCCAAGCGCAAGCGTGCCCTGGAGCTGGGGGCCGTGGAGGCCGTGGAGTCGGGGGCTCGGCTGCCGCAGCGGGTGGACGCCGTGATCGAGACGGTGGGTGCCGCCACCTGGTCGCACTCCGTGAAGTCGCTGAAGCCGGGCGGCACGCTGGTCATCTCCGGTGCCACCAGTGGTGACCGGCCCTCGCACGCGGAGCTCACGCGGATCTTCTTCCTGGAGCTGAAGGTGGTCGGGTCCACCATGGGGACCAAGGACGAGCTCGAGGATCTGCTCTCCTTCTGTGCCGCCACCGGTGTGCGGCCTGTCATCGACGAGGTGCTTCCCATGGACCGGGCCCGTGAGGGCTTCGCGCGGATGGAGTCCGGGGAGCAGTTCGGGAAGATCGTGCTCACCAACTGA
- a CDS encoding trypsin-like peptidase domain-containing protein: protein MSELEDLTRGATVRLGPAGDPDVLWGSGFFVAPGWVLSCAHVLRLGEDGERKGPLRVSGEHGAVRARPAYWLGSRVDPEQDLVLLRLLDDVPHACVRLTDRYDRPHEITAFGWRARSGGPETWSGRCLVSGTDGDYGVTLGPESEIPHGASGGPVLDRLHGVVAGVVKARRRGRDGGLAVAATALRGFGEAIALDGGDELGPDPYHALIRAHDQWHHDRHRDHATRRTCWVAAQERLAAPHARVWRPSDGATACALLADLPLPEGTDTLQRLIKVVLDIEPHWRGRHRRATGATATAGCTTAASGPTSPSCTI, encoded by the coding sequence GTGTCCGAACTGGAAGACCTGACACGCGGGGCCACCGTACGCCTGGGGCCGGCCGGTGATCCCGACGTGCTGTGGGGCAGCGGGTTCTTCGTCGCGCCCGGCTGGGTGCTCAGCTGCGCGCACGTGTTGCGCCTCGGCGAGGACGGCGAGCGGAAGGGGCCGTTACGGGTCTCGGGCGAGCACGGAGCGGTCCGCGCCCGGCCCGCCTACTGGCTGGGCTCCCGCGTCGACCCCGAGCAGGACCTCGTCCTGCTCCGGCTGCTGGACGACGTGCCGCACGCATGCGTGCGGCTCACCGACCGCTACGACCGGCCGCACGAGATCACCGCGTTCGGCTGGCGCGCACGGTCGGGCGGCCCCGAGACGTGGAGCGGCCGCTGCCTCGTGAGCGGCACCGACGGCGACTACGGCGTCACCCTGGGGCCGGAGAGCGAGATACCGCACGGCGCCTCCGGCGGCCCCGTCCTGGACCGGCTGCACGGGGTGGTCGCCGGAGTCGTCAAGGCCCGCCGCAGGGGCCGGGACGGCGGCCTCGCCGTCGCCGCCACCGCCCTGCGGGGCTTCGGCGAGGCGATCGCCCTGGACGGCGGGGACGAACTGGGCCCCGACCCGTACCACGCCCTCATCCGCGCCCACGACCAGTGGCACCACGACCGCCATCGGGACCACGCGACCCGCCGCACCTGCTGGGTCGCCGCGCAGGAGCGGCTGGCCGCGCCGCACGCGCGCGTGTGGCGGCCGTCGGACGGCGCCACCGCCTGCGCTCTGTTGGCGGATCTGCCGCTGCCCGAGGGGACGGACACCCTCCAACGGCTCATCAAGGTCGTCCTCGACATCGAGCCGCACTGGCGGGGGCGCCACCGCCGCGCGACTGGCGCGACGGCCACGGCTGGCTGTACGACCGCAGCGAGCGGGCCGACATCGCCTTCCTGCACTATCTGA
- a CDS encoding Clp protease N-terminal domain-containing protein: MFERFTKDARAVVTGAIEHAETGGAQTVDAEHMLLAVLDREGSRASFALAALGGGQWLESVRQALGEARRRGGLSQAEAEALAGLGIDVGEIVARVEEAHGVGALAGEVQGKGWWSGRRSFGRGAKDVLERALRVAVARRDRHIGDEHILLALTSRPGVPAEVLADHGVTYESVTRVLYGEGEAKAG, translated from the coding sequence ATGTTCGAGCGGTTCACGAAGGATGCCCGCGCGGTGGTGACGGGCGCGATCGAGCACGCCGAGACGGGTGGGGCGCAGACCGTCGATGCCGAGCACATGCTGCTTGCGGTGCTCGATCGGGAGGGGAGCCGGGCGTCGTTCGCGCTCGCCGCGCTCGGGGGCGGCCAGTGGCTGGAGTCCGTACGGCAGGCCTTGGGTGAGGCTCGGCGGCGGGGCGGGCTGTCGCAGGCCGAGGCCGAGGCGCTGGCCGGATTGGGGATCGATGTGGGGGAGATCGTCGCCCGGGTGGAGGAGGCGCACGGGGTCGGGGCGCTGGCCGGGGAGGTGCAGGGCAAGGGCTGGTGGTCGGGGCGACGGTCGTTCGGCCGGGGTGCCAAGGACGTGCTGGAGCGGGCGCTGCGTGTGGCCGTCGCCCGTCGGGATCGGCACATCGGCGATGAGCACATCCTGCTGGCTCTGACCAGCCGTCCTGGCGTGCCCGCCGAGGTCCTCGCCGATCACGGAGTGACGTATGAGTCCGTGACGAGGGTGCTGTACGGCGAGGGAGAGGCCAAGGCCGGCTGA
- a CDS encoding HTH domain-containing protein, which produces MTEATDLAERAGDRDPRVGLRAVAALRRLLEQLEAVQVRSARNQGWSWQEIAAELGVSRQAVHKKYGRR; this is translated from the coding sequence ATGACCGAAGCAACAGATCTCGCCGAGCGGGCGGGTGATCGCGATCCGCGGGTCGGACTGCGGGCCGTTGCCGCGTTGCGCCGGCTGCTGGAGCAGTTGGAGGCGGTGCAGGTGCGCAGCGCGCGCAATCAGGGGTGGTCGTGGCAGGAGATCGCCGCGGAACTCGGGGTCAGCAGGCAGGCCGTGCACAAGAAGTACGGGAGGCGTTGA
- a CDS encoding CU044_2847 family protein, whose product MERRIQEIELPGGQTVLARVGILRADDLPGDEEEFAYDDVGALDQLSARVEQLNELVTGVGGAVLAAGRAAGPDEISATFGVELAAKPGKAVALLADGEAKAAISVTLTWHLDGRGTQRTGDGTASGEGTGAGGA is encoded by the coding sequence ATGGAGCGGAGGATCCAGGAGATCGAGCTGCCCGGAGGGCAGACGGTGCTCGCCAGGGTCGGAATCCTCAGGGCCGACGACCTTCCCGGCGACGAGGAGGAGTTCGCCTACGACGACGTCGGCGCCCTCGATCAGCTCTCCGCCCGGGTGGAGCAGCTGAACGAGCTCGTCACGGGCGTCGGCGGTGCCGTCCTCGCGGCGGGCCGGGCCGCCGGGCCGGACGAGATCAGCGCCACGTTCGGCGTCGAACTCGCCGCCAAGCCCGGCAAGGCCGTGGCCCTCCTCGCGGACGGCGAGGCGAAGGCGGCGATCTCGGTGACGCTGACCTGGCACCTGGACGGACGCGGCACCCAGCGGACCGGGGACGGCACAGCGAGCGGAGAAGGCACCGGCGCCGGCGGAGCCTGA
- a CDS encoding DUF4097 family beta strand repeat-containing protein, whose amino-acid sequence MSEWSVTEPGKLTFDEPVSELHVRIVNGTVNVVGTDEGSARLEVSEIEGPPLAVTQQGGTLTVAYEDLPWKGFLKWLDRKGWRRSAVVSLAVPADTRVEVGVVGAGAVVSGIHGPSVVKGVTGDTTLVALSGPVRADTVCGNLEAQAVTGDLRFNSVSGDLTVVEGSGSSVKADSVSGSMIVDLDPDGPTDVRLTSVSGEIAIRLPAPADADVEANTASGRIANAFEGLRVHGQWGAHKITGRLGEGTGKLRATTVSGSIALLRRPPKEDEPWEAEAWEEPEPATPTSPTSATDSTTDPVNSAQDDSGDNSVSGQGEGPTAAPADGTTDKKVL is encoded by the coding sequence ATGTCCGAGTGGTCCGTCACAGAGCCCGGGAAGCTCACCTTCGACGAGCCGGTGAGCGAGCTCCACGTGCGCATCGTCAACGGCACGGTGAACGTGGTGGGGACGGACGAAGGTTCCGCCCGCCTGGAGGTCTCCGAGATCGAGGGCCCGCCCCTGGCGGTGACCCAGCAGGGCGGCACGCTGACGGTGGCGTACGAGGACCTCCCCTGGAAGGGCTTCCTCAAATGGCTCGACCGCAAGGGCTGGCGCCGCAGCGCGGTGGTCTCCCTGGCGGTCCCGGCCGACACGCGCGTCGAGGTGGGCGTGGTCGGCGCCGGGGCGGTGGTCTCCGGGATTCACGGCCCGTCGGTCGTCAAGGGCGTCACCGGCGACACGACACTCGTCGCCCTGTCCGGCCCGGTCCGCGCCGACACGGTCTGCGGGAACCTGGAGGCCCAGGCCGTCACCGGTGACCTCCGCTTCAACTCCGTCTCCGGTGACCTCACGGTCGTCGAGGGCTCCGGCTCCTCGGTGAAGGCCGACTCCGTGAGCGGCTCCATGATCGTCGACCTCGACCCGGACGGCCCGACCGACGTCCGGCTGACCAGCGTCTCGGGCGAGATCGCCATCCGCCTGCCGGCCCCGGCGGACGCGGACGTCGAGGCCAACACCGCGAGCGGCAGGATCGCCAACGCCTTCGAGGGCCTGCGGGTCCACGGCCAGTGGGGCGCCCACAAGATCACCGGCCGACTGGGCGAGGGCACCGGCAAGCTCCGGGCGACGACGGTCTCCGGCTCGATCGCCCTGCTGCGCCGCCCGCCCAAGGAGGACGAGCCGTGGGAGGCCGAGGCCTGGGAGGAGCCCGAGCCCGCCACGCCCACCTCACCAACCTCAGCCACCGATTCGACGACCGACCCGGTGAACAGCGCACAGGACGACTCGGGGGACAATTCCGTCTCCGGCCAGGGCGAGGGCCCCACCGCCGCCCCGGCCGACGGCACGACCGACAAGAAGGTGCTCTGA